The following is a genomic window from Aphis gossypii isolate Hap1 chromosome X, ASM2018417v2, whole genome shotgun sequence.
aaaatatttttattataatttaattttagaattatttgaattattttttctcagaTTATCATCTTCtaagtattattaactatagtcAATGGTCAAGTTCaagttaggtacataataaaaataaatactggttttatcaaaaaaataatttatttataatgtaagcTACGAGTTACACgttaaaacaatgaaattatGACCTCattgttttactaaatatattattatgatttataagctCATAACTTACGAGTACCTATACTCAATACCTActcataatacttatttataatcgttatttactataaaacatgtatacatataaacattattgtactatctttaatgtttataattattataagtattgtataGATAGTAaagtatattcaattattctgAAATAGAGAActcaagttaaaataaatttatccgTGATCAATTTCGTAGTATCTAactatttgtttgtttattttttttttctgagcTTATTGGAACAAAGTTTGTTCAAACGTGCAACCCACAGAGTTTCACATTTttctttcttatttttttttttttttttttttacttaatggaACGTAAATGTAAAGCTGTATGGAACAAAATTTGTCATGGATGTTATTTCAACGGTGAGGTTGATGATACTCATAAGTCATACAGTTGTGTTTACCGATGCTCTTTCAAATTGAGAACTGAATAATGCAATGGTTCAGATTCATCATCATTCGCTTCTGGGCTGagcgtttttttatttgcaataaaaactatcgaaataatacaattggAAATTATTCTGGACATTTTTCAACAGCTGATTcacttatagaatatatttacaaaaaacatatGACATGAGTAAAATAGCACACTTATCTGTCATTCtaaactacattttataaaattagaataattttttcgaaaaaaattgtatgatctgcataattttaaatattacctcCACAATCAAGTGAATTAAGTTAGGTATTGATTTTGTAGGAAAGGAGTCATGttctgtgtattataattgaattatttttaaaagcatttttctaaattgaaattgtaaaattgttgaaCGAGgtgaaatattcaattctatGACTTTGTCTTCAATTTctaatttcaataaacaaatGCAGAGaatctaatacctatatataattataaattataatacatatataacaatttgttgaaaattagtAAACTGCTAATCCTTtagtatactaaataaaatgatagttagtcttaatattttcttactgTAAGTAGTAAAATTTGcctaaaattagttttaatgagtactaatttaaatatattaattatatctaatacaattttattttttgagtgGAGCTATAAATTTATGGATTTCAGAATATGAGCTTTTTCTATTTGTCATATATATGACCTTTTGGGGagtgattttcaaaaattgggATGGTTTCTGGCAACAATTTAGAACTATTTGATACTTTGGGtaaacatcaataaattttcagtacctattttataatcaaaaaaataaaataaaataaaaaatgaaaaatgttatgcaaatccaatttttgacaaaatatattttgtttttcttttaagcATTAAAAGTTAGGTAAAAACctcaaaaatgtacaaattattttataattaaaaaaaaaagttcataaaaatgtttatttttatatctaagttttaaaaatgtaataaaatattttttatcagtagtttatattgtatccataaaatcaaaaaatatatgaagacaataattttcataaacattttacatttattttaaggtattatctatttataccatgacctatttttactgttttacagtttttataaaaataagttattatgattttaagttatataaaatcatattatagtatgataaaaatatatgttattttaataatgaaatactaataatataataaaaaatgcgatattttcggaaaaaattttatcaatctacaataatattaaaagtaaataaatgataatagctatagatatcaaaaaatgtatcatgaaatatacttaGAAATATAGAACTGACAAACTGTCTCcactcaaaattgttttttgtgtacaatgatattatatcatttaattcaagTTTAACACAACCATAATAGTGACCCAATCAACACCCAATTTACAGCAAAGCGGTACCCGTTTGCCTACCTTTTTTAAATCGCattgcatatttataaaacaaattaacattattacggATTCCTTAAATTTTGCATAATCAAGTTCACAATACTTGTTCACGTTATCTTATAAATCTtacttttataagtattaaagctagaatatgtaaatttcttaaaaggcatatttttatcaattatatgacTTCAATACATATCCATATGGCACTAATTTCAAATAacccttataataataaatcaaaacccAAATTTAATGCGTACGATGTATTCGTATATTAGCGTTGACTATTAacttatacatacctacccaGTACtcttataatcaattttattaactagaaatatttaaattaagtttattgctatgtatatatatatatatatatatatatatatatatatataataaaacttaatgtttttaaatattttatgtaacattaattttatttgtttcgtGCTACAGTTAAATTGGCtgataaatcttttaaaattaatcgtaGTATTCGtaacataaattaacattaacttttaataaatgacaaagtaaatttaatcttatCGATAGCTGTGTCATATAGCGTTATCACTTAATGCGGATATTTGTTAAAGTTATTATCCTCTTATCCACATATTATGTCacaataatatgacaatataatgtatcatataatttatacatgcaCACGTATTTCAACTCATATAtccatgtttatataatattaatataatatattatattaataatatagactacGCATATCTCACACCCAGTCATTAGATTCTTTAGTGGCTTAGTGTCAACATTGTAAGAAAGTGATGGCCAATACCCTCGTATATGGTAGAGATAAAGTGTGTGATATCTTTTTctgaaattgttattaattttctctCATCATCGcaatttgtatgtttatttatatatctactaagttgtataggtttttatatgctatatttgtaaaatgatCTATCTCTCGGCTATCAGTCCATTTCTCTATAGGATCTACAATTTAACCACTCGTGtaccaaaataaaacattttaattccatttgttgtttataaaatattgtaatattacaatataatattataaattctgatAGAActgtacgaaaaaaaaattcaattactaAGACATTTATAGCTAAGCTGCGGTCGTGGCAGTCATAGGTAATATTTCGCAAAGAGTGAACCGGAAAATTCGTTTACCGGTCATGAAGGTGAGAGAGGGAAAGTAAACACAGAGCAAATATTACATGACGGACGCGAAAGCAAAAACAACACTATCCCTCGCGATGCCGACAAGACTTGCAGCGGAGCCCATCATCGGGCGGATGACGACGATTTGCAAATGTTCCTACTGCTGGTACTATTGCGGACACCCACGTCACCGCCGGCAGCGGCCTCACCGTCCGGCAACACCGACATCACCTTCTGCGCCGACGATATGTCGGAAATGTTTTCTTTTCGGACCGGCATCGACTTCTTCAGTGACAGCTGCCGCGACCGAACCGTCTGCTGTTCACCCGCGCTCACGCCACTGACCGTCGAGCACCGGCTGCTGGATGGCTTGGTGTCCGAGTCGTGCGGGAAACGCCACAGGAATATGCCACCATCCACACTCGTGCTCACCAAATACCGGCCGTCCGGACTCACCCTCACGTTGGTCACGACTCCCGCGTGGCCAACACCCACGTGTGTGGGCACCCCCTCGTTGTACAGCCAAACCTTAACCGTCTGATCCGAACTACCGGTCACGAAGTACTTGCCTGCATATACGACACACCACAATGTTGcgttatattagattattttatgtgtactgTAGGTACGTCCCAATGAGTaccgtataaattaaaaaaaaaaaaaattgtttgtgcaGCATCAAATTGTCGACATTTTCGAGAAAACCAATGTTGTTATCATATtggttgtaaaaatattgaaatttagtaaaatgtgATCGAGTTAAGAGCAGGTTaagattttgatatttttgaggatacctatttaaaagcaaaaaaCTAAAACGGATGGCATTTATGAGAATTAAtcacctatgtataatattgatttcgatataattatttgcaagATTAACTAGGTAAGCTcccaaagtatttatttttttttaattcaaaaaataaatcgccttaaaaaatgtaattttaattttaaaaatggaatattttCAACGGTTTAATcgcaaaatcaaattaaattatattgattttctaTCATATAGTATTAGGGTAGATGCGATACTTTTGGGacattctatatattatacgttatatagGTCGACGACTGTAACAGTCATATTTAAAGCAACAAAATAGTGAATCAAAGCAGAGAAGTCAAAAtagtaaaacttaaaaaagcaaaatgatagctgaaataaatgaaatatttttatgcaaataatacagcataatataacgttagtatttattaatattatcttaaaaaaaacataaattttagctatttgattataaaacttaatatcgATAGgtaattccaatttttttaactaacgatgttatataatatattaaataatattaaattcgaaaattgtgaattatatacattattatatatatacatcgatCTGATCACTGATACTTATCGGTTTCAGTTCtataatgattgttttttttcttaaaaaacttCTGTTctattttaaaccatttatatCTACAGCGATAGCGTTTCGtcgaaatcaatattaaaatcaccATCAAATAAAAGACTTAAGACTACAACACAGCATAAGTAAGACATTTCTCAGATATCGTCATAATACTCTATCAGCCGCTCCCCTGCccgccaaaaaataaaaaaggaagAAAAAATGTTGGCCCTGTAGTCCCGCTCGTGACTATAGTGAGTAAGCCACGACGATGTGCACACAtcgctaaaataatatttttttttttatcggcaCATCGCTTTGCTAGCAGCGTTTCACAAACCTGAGGGCGTCATGTCCAACGAATTGACCGCGGCCACGGCGGATCCCTCGATCTCGCGGATCAACGACCCGTCGAGCGCCTCCCAGAACCCGATGTACCGGTTGGTGCCGCTGGTCAGCAACTGAGTGGCGTTCGGGTGGTACATGGCGCTCGTGAACACCGTGGACGAGAACATGATGGAGAGCCGCGTGTACCGGACGATGTCCCAGACGATGCACGTGCCGTCAGCGCTGGACGTGATGGCCTCGTGTCCCAGCCGGTGCAAGTCTATGGACGTGACGGCGCCCTTGTGCTCCTTGAGCACGGCCAACAGTATGCCGTCGGTGCCGTTGAGCTGCCACACGCGCACCTgcccgtcgccgccgccgctgacCAGCTTGACGCCGTCCACGCACATGGCGATGGCCGACACGCCGTTGTTGTGGCAGTTGTGTATGGTGTACAGCGGCCGGCCGGTCTCGGGCGTGAACGACCGGATGCGGCCGTCGTTCCACGAGCTGATGATCTGCGTGCCGTCGTGCGAGAACAGCACGCCGGAACACGTGCAGTTCCGGACGGTGACCCGGAGCAGTTCCTGGAGCGTGTCCACCGACCAGACGCGCACGTCGTCCTTGCTGGCGGTGGCGAACACCTTGCTGTAGCCGCGCGGAAACGCCAGATCGTAGACGGCGGATGTGTGGCACGTGAACATCCGGGTGACGGCGAACGTGTCCACGCTGACGGTGAACAGCTCGCAACGGATGGTGCCCACCAGCGCTGTGTGGTCGCCCATCAGCTGTACGCTGGTCACGGTCGACTCGACGTCCGCCGACCGGACGGCCACCAGCAGCGGTCGCGTGGGCGCGGCCAGCCGCGTCTCGGCCGTTTTGTGCTTgggctgctgctgctgcgcCTTCTGCCGGACCAGTTCCACGACGCCGTTGCCCGAGCCCACGATCATGGTGCCGTCGTCGCCGTACAGCAACAGAGACGTCACGCCCTTGCTGTACAGCTCCACGGTGACGCCGGCCGGCGGCCGCTTCTTGTTGCCGGCGGCCGTCGGGTACTTGGCGAAGCAGCCGACCAGCGTCGGCGACCCGGCCGGTATCTGCGCGGCCGCGTCCGCCGGAAAGTTCAGGGCGACCTTGAGCACGTCGCCGGTGCTGGTGCCGCAGTACGCGTACTCGTCCCGGCGGTCGATGGCCGTGCACAGGATCTTCCGCTTGATCTTGGCGAACGACGTGTCCAGCCCCTGCAGGTTCCGCTGCTCCCTGTTCAGCGTCCACAGCCGGAGCATGTTGTCGCCGGCCACCACGAAGCACCGGTTGCGCCCGTTCACCGCCCTCAGCACGGTCGATATGCCGGCGGTCGACTTCACCGACGACGAGCCGCACAGCACCTGTCTCTTGTCGATCTCGTACACGACGATGGTGCCGTCGTCGATGCCGCCCAGCGACATCAGATACTGTTCGCAGCATGAGAACGACACCGACTCGACGCGCACCATGTGCGAATCGTACTTGGTCACCGGCTCGCCCGTCTGGAAATCCCATATGATTATCGGCGACCGGAAACCCATGTAGTTCACCTGGCCGGCGGCCACGTATTTGCCGGTGTTGGACACCGTCACCGCCGATATGATGTTGGTCAGCCCCACGAAGAACCGCTGAGCCTTGGTCGACCAGTTGTACGCCGTCACGTTGGTGCCGAGAGGATAAATCAAGTGAACGCCGTCCGGGTGCAATATCAGACCGTTCAACGGGTTACCGTCGAAGCCGATCAGTGATTTCAACTCCAAATCCTGTACTACGATTTCTTCCATTTTCCAAAACTATATACGAAAACAAACGACAAcgtaaatgtatagtaaatcGTAGAAatcgattttctttttttttggttttttttcgtAGTCGAATATAGTTTCGTAAAATATTGCTTTACTCGATGTTTGTAAATCTATGGCagccaaaatatataaaataaataagaaaaaacaacaataatgtacacgcgaatataatatgtattttgagtAATTGATGATGCACGCGTTTCATCGAGAATTATATTACACGgtattaaaaagtttgaacATACGTTTAtgtaaactttaataatatataataaatcagtaaATAGATGTTTAAAGAGCAATAATATAagcgtataataaatattactgaacaaaattatatgtatttataaactgtttcaataatttaaatattacatattctgAACTTCtttgaaatgtaaaaattaaaatatgaacataaaatatcgtttatagtaaaaatgtgtCACTGATTTAAATgacaatttctaaaattatcttaaaaaactgaccatatataataataataataaaatagtcaaatatgattaaagaaaaatatatataacttttagattacatattatttaaaggaaCATTTCATATGTTTAACTCTCACAAATCAAGCGTGTACGACTAGcatcattaaaaacattgtcGTATTAAGCATACTTAAAAAGTAAGTATTtatcactaaaattatttgaaaagtatGCTTTCTACAAGATATGACAAAGACATTCAAAATAAAGTCGAGTCTTTGATCATAAGATACACTATTTCTTCtacactatattaatttatcattacaaaaacaattaaagatGTATGTGATAGTCAAAAATGCAATGTCAAACATGTAGAAAACTGGTAATGTTAATAGCATCAAGTATTTGatgttactataatactattatttataaatcttgaCTTACAAAAGACAGAGATAGATAGAGTCGTTTTGTGATGGCACCAATatggtttacaataatttgacaaaatgagaaaaaagaagtataggtatatattctgTAAATTATCGCAgtcaaatattatcttaactgATTTCAAGAAAGTCTTTATTAGTTGTTACcatgagtatattatagtatgtatttaaattaatgatctTGAATAGATCACTTAGTTTATTCACTTTTCAACCCATAAAAAGTAGAAATCCAAGTaggacaattttaaatgttgtatatctgttgattaaaaaattgttttctgacattttatattttttttattgaatacctatttattttataggtattgggTGGGATGCAACAGTGtcttgattaaataaaattacaaaagtatttaacaatattataatgttataatgccACACGATTGTACTTGGCtgatttcaaattacaatacattagCGCCATCTATTCGTTGTTTCTTTGGCAActtcaaataaaactataaactatctacaccacattttaataatatgttaaatatacaatatagtatgtcaattttattgtttcttagtatttaattaagactgcttaatacttaaaatgatGTAACTTCTCCCCCCTCACCAccaaacatgtattttttcaatagtaaATCAATAGTACAGTCTTACTCACTTAATATTAGCTTAATATAGCAAATTTCTGATCAGATTTTACAATGTGTAAtaaccatttataattttataaaaaaccgaattatttgcaaattcaaaagtaaaaatgttgtctatattttttcataattatagttataaacaagtttttagtatataaagtattacaatttaaaaattctcataatttgtttaaaatttaaaaaatctaaaaacaccCATGAAATAACACAGATAATGTGCTTATTGCTTAataccaatattaaatataaatactttatacagTAGAGAGACATAGTAATAGCTACTATCTTCcatttagattctgaacagatCGAATGTACATTGATTCTACAATGattctacaattttttttttttttttgtctgtgtaGACCATAACTTGTcgcaataatgttataatttaaaacttcaaggatggtttccgatggcaaattgaatatctttggtgtatttttataatgcatactcaaaagtaagaagtttccagcagttttcaaaaaaatcggaaaacgggaattttcaagggagtttttatattagcgtTACCTTTACaaggtattttgaaaattctaactttttttgagttatttataaacaactgaagttttcgatttttctaagtagGTATGTATCTTTTcttaaatgtcaataaaaaaatgttgaatgtttaaaaaaacttaaaaatgtaatacaaggtttcttataaatttattgttcttattatagttaaaaaaaaaaaatcaaaaatcgttagtcaccaattttttgtataagtgtttaaatttcaaatttttacgaaatacgtcaaatttaaaataaaataggtattattttaaaggtatttataaccatttaaaatacctactaatttttgttaatttttttttttatataaaaatcgataaaGATTtagtctttaaaatttatatagatatatatatcattaatataattatgtatatataagtttGGATGAAAATACGATTTAGTGATAAActgataggtacctaactgataaataaatattattattttaaataaaaaagcgacactaaaaatgaacaaaataaaaaacaatttattttattcgaagATTCTTGAAACAGTATCTGATCgcctacaatatattttaaaacgttgtCTTATCGACAATCGccagtcaaaattatgaactgTCAATGTAATCACTATATTTGTCGACGGATGGTCTCGTCACTGGCGACCGGGGCAATGTTTATGAAGTCGGGCTAGCCGTCGACCGTTGCGATTaacgtgttaaaaataattgagtacattattattataataataaattattagcgatttggattttttgtaatattacttCTTGGGTAATAAATTTGTGTTGATTTATCTGGACGATATTTTAACAGCCCGCGTATGAGAAACAGCGACGGTTATGGACGGTGTGAGGTAGaggtgaaataaataaatggtaaaaatatttcaagttcaaaatatgtttttatcgtTTTGTTAGTTTTTGATGGAAATAGGGATTCAAAAGGCGATGCAGCTTTTTCGTACAAGTGTGAAGGTAAATCTACCATCGTTTGACTACGACTACCGCCGTTTACGGCGAAAAGCACACCGTCTCCGCTCATGAACTCCTGGTATTCACACACACTATTTTTGTTCAGCCCACGCCAAACGATCTGAAAATTAAACGCTACACCGCATGCGTCGGACGTTTTGTTAAAGCTCGCTTTTCAAACTGAGACAAGTACACACTTATCGTTATCTTATAAGCATATTGTATACTGTgtatgtatttgaataaatagacGTAAAATCGCTTAAATCGATGTAGTACCTTATAGAAtagtagtatacaatatatcaacATTGTAATATGGTAGAAGCTTTCTCGGTGTAAAAATggatacacattttattaaagttcACTGTTCGtttaagtacataaataaagaccaaaacaaaatatcttttatgTACAAAAGTTCAATGTCGTCTTTGGAAAATCGAATATTACAAAACAGAGTGATTATTTTAGCAACTAGCAGACTGCAGATGCCAAGTGTAactatttttacgaaatccaaaattcactcgtaaaataacgatttaccataaaataattttagatttttgttttagcgtaaaattactagtcgtagaaacttgaaacatataACAGTTGTTAAAATTGGCATTTTAAAGGTTGTATAAATGGCTAAGACTATAATAAAACGTCCAgtatgatcataatatttcttGTAAGTTGTAGgtaaatacataggtaggtacataattaatatagatacttaGGTATAGAATTTATACTCGATTCACACGATGATCattgtttattcatttttataatgtattaatttaaatacatatacctaataaattaatttgtaggtaaataaaatattacaattaggtacattacaatcgtttattttttttgtaaaacctGTGGAATACTGTACAAAAAGTACAGTCGTACAGAAGActgaatatttgatatttttaatcaggtttaactaaataactagAGGGGCACACGTAGGTACTACGTATCGAGtaggtagatattattattgtttaaacaataatacatcagACAGCATAGTAGTTTCtacctatacttataagtaCTAAAACGAAAACATACAATAGGTagatacattttcaaacaattttctttacgagaatgtcaatattattaaattacgaaACACGAGCCATAGGACGTGTACAAGTCGTACAACAATCCATGTCGTGCGGTAGGTGTGtaatctttatatatatatccataatgtacattgtacaatgtTAGTAAATATTGAACGATATCACAAATTGTGGGCGGCAGCTATTTCGTTATCAACACAACACGCCTTATCAATCTTTCCGTGTCCTCGTATTTGTGTTATCAATGATGCACTGCGCTAAATCCAACGTAATACGCGATACTTCAGATATTTGCGACAGTCAAAAACTGCTGCTGAGCTTATAGTTATGGATTCTATTGACTATAAAAGGGATTTCGTTTTAATAAGACGTAGTGCAATGTTACTCTGATCGTTCCTCCGAATCGTTAATTTCATCGTGCGTACGATGTCTCGTTAATCGCAGCTggtttacctattttattcaaacgtTACTCGAGTGTTAGCGGAAATTGtgcatacctaataatatagattatcaaGATTTTTGGGTGAATCACACTTGTTCAAATCCAAGGTAACAACTTTATctgataatatagtatataccatgCCAAATCGTCTATTATCTGTGCCCGTGTACAAATCTTCACATCCGTTGTTATTCgttgagttatttttttttttttttaatattatatacctacataatatagtatggtatttaattgagtataaattgtgcatttttcaataaagCAAACGTATAACAATTGGCAAAGTTACacagaacaatatttttaatttttttatacaacctacaaatatcatattcaaaataattatctaaatagATACCTTTAAAtgctacttaaatattttaaaaccatttacagtttcaaaaaaatatttttttatttttaagacagTTAAggttaattagtatattatattatatgaaaaatattgtgttcttTGTATGCGTCTTAAGTGTTGTTTTGTTATCCACTAAGTATGTATAAAAGACACCGGCTAAGTGTCTGACTAATTCATATTACACAGCAATCAATCCTACAGCCAAAACTGTTATACCTAACTAGagacttaaattttttatggtatttacATGCCATCAAATAAGAGTGCATTGAGAAAGGATTTTCTaaaacttgtattttaaagattagGGATTTTTTGACTCctgaaaaagaatatttttttaattatataaaatgtccattgtttatagaaaataaagtaGCTATTATGATAGAATGTCATTTTCTATTTGATCAAAATCATCCATtaattatgttcaaaaaaCCTGTGTACCTAGTTATATTTATCTGAGTCAATATAAGATAAATCCAcaggtttttaatttgtcatcATGGACAACTGATCTGTTTAGGATTAGttcgttataaaattattattattattatataatacatatttactagtatgtttattcaattatttaataaattgcagTGCTTCCTCTATCATGTGTTCACGCTTTCACTTATTcacaaatttatgtatttatatttttttaatatttactttaataaaaaaaattttaagatcataatatttttaaaattttaatttaacaataaaaagaaatataaatatacaaaatctacctacattaaatttaatataaataattatacatttcgcataaacaaaaatgtatgaataatactaaaacatgtaaaaatgattaataaatgcaCGTGTATTGTAGGTAATAGatatatgaatacaaatttttcaCTCACTTATATACAGACTCCATGTTCATGTATTCTTTAATTCGAGTTTCTCAAGACGTTTCCAATTGATACCTCTAATGAATAccttctaaaaatgttattcaaatgTTAAGTAGACAGTTTTTTAGTATCACTCCTAGGTAATTGgctgtaataaattaagtaggtaaaaaattataacttatcatttgatcttataaattttattatttttgatacattatTAGACCTATTATATCAAGGACTTTTTATTAaggatttattatcaattttatttcattaaaatgaaaattattgaaatttatattaagtattttaaataagtacctatcaagttaataatttaacaaattcaatAACCTCTAGTTGTCTactcataaattttattgtaattgtacattttgtaattattattttgatctcGCTTATAGGTATGGCATTTCGTAGACGAAGTACATCAGGGTCTAAACCACAGCTTAAAGAAAAAGTTGTACAAATTTATGagtcattttttaaagtaagtgaaacttttaatatttttaccatcaactctttttttgatttaaccaTTTAAGCTTTATATAGGTCTACGTTTAGATA
Proteins encoded in this region:
- the LOC114133062 gene encoding cilia- and flagella-associated protein 52-like — its product is MEEIVVQDLELKSLIGFDGNPLNGLILHPDGVHLIYPLGTNVTAYNWSTKAQRFFVGLTNIISAVTVSNTGKYVAAGQVNYMGFRSPIIIWDFQTGEPVTKYDSHMVRVESVSFSCCEQYLMSLGGIDDGTIVVYEIDKRQVLCGSSSVKSTAGISTVLRAVNGRNRCFVVAGDNMLRLWTLNREQRNLQGLDTSFAKIKRKILCTAIDRRDEYAYCGTSTGDVLKVALNFPADAAAQIPAGSPTLVGCFAKYPTAAGNKKRPPAGVTVELYSKGVTSLLLYGDDGTMIVGSGNGVVELVRQKAQQQQPKHKTAETRLAAPTRPLLVAVRSADVESTVTSVQLMGDHTALVGTIRCELFTVSVDTFAVTRMFTCHTSAVYDLAFPRGYSKVFATASKDDVRVWSVDTLQELLRVTVRNCTCSGVLFSHDGTQIISSWNDGRIRSFTPETGRPLYTIHNCHNNGVSAIAMCVDGVKLVSGGGDGQVRVWQLNGTDGILLAVLKEHKGAVTSIDLHRLGHEAITSSADGTCIVWDIVRYTRLSIMFSSTVFTSAMYHPNATQLLTSGTNRYIGFWEALDGSLIREIEGSAVAAVNSLDMTPSGKYFVTGSSDQTVKVWLYNEGVPTHVGVGHAGVVTNVRVSPDGRYLVSTSVDGGIFLWRFPHDSDTKPSSSRCSTVSGVSAGEQQTVRSRQLSLKKSMPVRKENISDISSAQKVMSVLPDGEAAAGGDVGVRNSTSSRNICKSSSSAR